From Caulobacter segnis, a single genomic window includes:
- a CDS encoding M3 family metallopeptidase, with amino-acid sequence MTNPLLDTLALPRFGDIRPDQIAPALDQALADHRAVVSRIVANRPTDFADAWLPLERADTAIAGIWSAVTHLQAVADTPELRAAYAAGQARLVENHLQVMQNQALYEVLVALTKTAGFEARPDADRAAVEHLIRDFKLSGVALAPEGRDRFAAISVELSQLSTAFGNAVLDATDAWFEHVEDEAILAGLSDADRAMFAQTAKAKGLDGWVVTLQMPSVNAVLTFAEDRGLRERVYAASGTRASDQGPHAGQFDNSGRIADILERRREGARLLGFADPVAWSLATKMASDASAVLTFLRDLAARAKPAAEREMATLADYAASHLGIADLQPWDVAYVAERMRQALYSVDEQAVRAHFPVERVLAGWERLLERLFGVLLIARPDVAVYHPDAFYYDVADEEGAVFAGVYLDLHARAGKRGGAWMAQARPRLNDGNIQRVPVAYLVCNFAPKTDGNPALLSHKEVVTFLHETGHCLHHLFTQVDRPGIAGVSGFEWDAIELPSQLMEDFAWDRDVLRGMSGHYRTGAPLPDALFEKLLAARHFLSGMFVVRQVEFALFDLLLHLGTLGGDPMAVIEAVRNEVAVVRPPAWHRFPHAFTHIFAGGYASGYYSYLWAEVLAADGFQRFAEAGLIDRRVARMFRDEVLSRGASRPAAESFRAFRGRDADPAAMLARHGLTPNAR; translated from the coding sequence ATGACAAACCCGCTGCTCGACACGCTGGCCTTGCCGCGCTTTGGCGATATCCGGCCCGACCAGATCGCCCCGGCGCTCGACCAGGCCCTCGCCGATCACCGCGCCGTCGTGTCGAGGATCGTCGCGAACCGGCCAACCGATTTCGCGGACGCGTGGTTGCCTCTGGAGCGGGCGGACACCGCGATCGCGGGCATTTGGTCGGCGGTCACCCATCTGCAAGCCGTCGCTGACACGCCGGAGCTGCGCGCCGCCTATGCCGCCGGGCAGGCGCGGCTGGTCGAGAACCATCTTCAGGTCATGCAGAATCAGGCTCTGTACGAGGTGCTGGTCGCACTGACCAAGACCGCCGGCTTCGAGGCCCGGCCTGATGCGGACCGCGCCGCCGTCGAGCATCTGATCCGCGACTTCAAGCTTTCCGGAGTCGCGCTCGCGCCCGAGGGCCGCGACCGCTTCGCGGCCATCTCGGTGGAGTTGTCGCAGCTTTCGACCGCGTTCGGTAATGCCGTGCTGGACGCGACCGACGCCTGGTTCGAGCATGTCGAGGACGAAGCGATCCTTGCGGGGCTTTCGGACGCCGACAGGGCGATGTTCGCGCAGACGGCCAAGGCAAAGGGGCTGGACGGATGGGTCGTCACGCTCCAGATGCCGAGCGTCAATGCGGTCCTGACCTTCGCCGAAGACCGCGGCTTGCGCGAGCGCGTCTATGCCGCATCGGGTACGCGTGCGTCCGACCAGGGGCCGCACGCTGGCCAGTTCGATAATTCCGGACGGATCGCCGATATTCTTGAGCGGCGACGCGAGGGCGCGCGGCTGCTCGGCTTTGCCGATCCGGTCGCATGGTCGCTGGCCACTAAGATGGCGAGCGATGCGAGCGCGGTCCTGACCTTTTTGCGCGATCTCGCCGCCCGCGCGAAACCGGCCGCCGAGCGGGAGATGGCGACGCTGGCCGATTATGCCGCCAGCCATCTCGGCATCGCCGACCTTCAGCCCTGGGACGTCGCCTATGTCGCCGAACGGATGCGGCAGGCTCTGTATTCCGTAGACGAGCAGGCGGTCCGCGCCCATTTTCCGGTGGAGCGCGTCCTCGCCGGATGGGAGCGCCTGCTCGAACGGCTGTTCGGCGTCCTCCTGATCGCGCGGCCCGATGTCGCCGTCTACCATCCCGACGCCTTTTACTACGACGTGGCGGACGAGGAGGGCGCGGTGTTCGCGGGCGTCTATCTCGACCTGCACGCCCGCGCGGGCAAGCGAGGCGGCGCCTGGATGGCGCAGGCGCGGCCCCGGCTCAACGATGGGAACATCCAGCGCGTGCCGGTCGCCTATCTTGTCTGCAACTTCGCGCCGAAGACCGATGGCAATCCCGCGCTGCTCAGTCACAAGGAAGTCGTCACCTTTCTTCACGAAACCGGGCATTGCCTGCATCACCTGTTCACCCAGGTCGACCGACCCGGCATCGCCGGCGTCAGCGGCTTTGAATGGGATGCTATCGAGCTGCCCAGTCAGCTGATGGAGGATTTCGCCTGGGATCGCGACGTACTGCGCGGCATGTCCGGCCATTATCGGACGGGCGCGCCGCTGCCCGACGCGCTGTTCGAGAAACTGCTCGCCGCCCGCCACTTCCTGTCGGGTATGTTCGTCGTCCGCCAGGTCGAATTCGCGCTGTTCGACCTGCTGTTGCACTTGGGGACGCTGGGCGGCGACCCGATGGCGGTGATCGAGGCGGTGCGTAACGAGGTGGCGGTCGTTCGCCCGCCTGCCTGGCATCGCTTCCCGCATGCCTTCACCCACATCTTCGCGGGCGGTTACGCCTCGGGCTATTATAGTTATCTCTGGGCCGAGGTGCTTGCCGCCGACGGGTTCCAGCGCTTCGCCGAGGCTGGGCTGATCGACCGGCGCGTGGCGCGCATGTTCCGCGACGAAGTCCTTTCCAGGGGGGCGAGTCGTCCGGCGGCGGAGAGTTTCCGCGCCTTCCGCGGACGCGACGCCGACCCTGCAGCGATGCTGGCGCGGCACGGGCTGACCCCGAATGCCCGGTGA
- a CDS encoding LysR family transcriptional regulator, producing the protein MDSLGALNVFVRVTEARSFVGAARRLGVSPSAVGKAIARLEAQLGARLFHRNTRSVALTAEGGLLLDRCRRIFAEIEALTGELSASQEAPRGRLRVSFPLVGMLLMPTLSAFMRTYPEIELDLDFTDRIVDVIEEGFDAVVRTGEVSDSRLMTRSLGAFEHRVVGSPGYFERYGRPTSPEDLMAHACLQHRYPSTGKLERWPLWRDDVFVGGGLSTAVTASTLEPLIYLAEQGHGVTCVPLFSVRAQLAAGTLIPVLEPFLRSAGMFRVVWPTNRQLTPKVRAFVDFLAAELIVGRA; encoded by the coding sequence ATGGACAGCCTGGGTGCCCTGAACGTGTTCGTCAGGGTCACGGAAGCCCGCAGCTTCGTCGGCGCGGCCCGCCGGCTTGGCGTCTCGCCCTCCGCGGTGGGCAAGGCCATTGCGCGCCTCGAAGCCCAGCTCGGCGCGCGCCTCTTCCACCGCAACACCCGTTCGGTCGCCCTGACCGCCGAGGGCGGCCTGCTGCTGGACCGGTGCCGGCGGATCTTCGCCGAGATTGAGGCGCTAACCGGTGAACTCTCGGCCTCGCAGGAAGCGCCGCGCGGCCGCCTGCGCGTCAGTTTCCCCCTGGTGGGCATGCTGCTGATGCCGACCCTGTCGGCGTTCATGCGCACCTATCCCGAGATCGAACTGGACCTGGATTTCACCGACCGCATCGTGGACGTCATCGAAGAGGGCTTTGACGCGGTCGTCCGCACCGGCGAAGTCTCGGACTCCCGACTGATGACGAGGTCGCTGGGCGCGTTCGAGCATCGCGTGGTGGGCTCGCCCGGCTATTTCGAGCGCTACGGCCGCCCGACCTCGCCGGAGGACCTGATGGCTCATGCCTGTTTGCAGCACCGCTATCCCTCAACAGGTAAGCTGGAACGCTGGCCGCTCTGGCGCGACGACGTCTTCGTCGGCGGAGGTCTGTCAACCGCAGTCACTGCCAGCACCCTCGAACCGCTGATCTATCTGGCCGAACAGGGACACGGCGTCACCTGCGTGCCCCTGTTTTCGGTCCGCGCGCAGTTGGCGGCCGGGACGCTGATCCCGGTGCTGGAGCCGTTCCTCAGGAGCGCCGGCATGTTCCGCGTGGTTTGGCCAACCAACCGGCAACTGACGCCCAAGGTGCGAGCGTTCGTGGACTTCCTGGCTGCCGAGTTGATTGTCGGCCGAGCCTAG
- a CDS encoding metallopeptidase TldD-related protein produces MNGGALAIDRARSALFGPAGLDEAAITRALGELAGAGADLADLYFETTSMRRWGLEGGRVTQGGFVMRQGVGARAAHGGQVSFAHSADIREGALLDTVRAVRTLERRGEAGRHPQGVALNRRGAGHELYPMVDPVVVQDATGWIEILKTIDQQARAQDPRIVGVDANVRATETTVLVADIDGLLAADVRPMTILSMVVVAEHNDQRARGQAGLGRRAGLSGFDTASIDAMIATATRMALNNLDAVPAPAGEMPVVLGPGYPGVLFHEAVGHGLEGDHHRKHLSAFAGKVGERIAAPGVTVIDDGGIAGRLGSLGVDDEGVAPDRTVLVEDGVLTGLMQDRLNAGLMNTRSTGNGRRQSYAHLPLPRMTNTFLANGVADPADIIASIDRGIYATEFDGGQVDIVTGRFNFTTIEAWLVEKGRLVAPVRGATLIGVGHEALRHVSMIGNDLALDSGMATCGKQGQSLHVSVGQPTLRIDRMMVGGQAG; encoded by the coding sequence ATGAACGGCGGCGCTCTGGCGATCGACCGCGCACGCTCGGCGCTCTTCGGGCCGGCCGGACTCGACGAAGCGGCGATCACCCGCGCTCTGGGCGAGCTGGCCGGGGCCGGCGCGGATCTGGCCGACCTCTATTTCGAGACGACCAGCATGCGCCGTTGGGGGCTGGAGGGCGGTCGCGTCACCCAAGGCGGTTTTGTCATGCGCCAGGGCGTTGGCGCGCGCGCGGCCCATGGCGGCCAGGTGAGCTTCGCCCACTCCGCCGATATCCGAGAGGGCGCGCTGCTCGACACCGTGCGCGCGGTGCGGACGCTGGAGCGTCGGGGAGAGGCGGGACGACACCCTCAGGGCGTCGCGCTGAACCGGCGAGGCGCGGGGCATGAGCTCTATCCCATGGTCGATCCTGTCGTGGTTCAGGACGCCACGGGCTGGATTGAGATCCTTAAAACGATCGACCAACAGGCGCGCGCGCAGGACCCGCGTATCGTTGGGGTCGACGCCAATGTCCGTGCGACCGAAACGACGGTGCTGGTCGCCGATATCGACGGCTTGTTGGCAGCCGACGTGCGGCCCATGACGATCCTGTCGATGGTGGTCGTCGCCGAGCATAACGATCAGCGCGCGCGGGGACAGGCGGGCCTGGGGCGGCGCGCCGGCCTGAGCGGGTTCGATACGGCTTCGATCGACGCGATGATCGCGACCGCGACGCGCATGGCGCTCAACAATCTCGACGCCGTCCCGGCGCCCGCCGGCGAGATGCCGGTCGTGCTGGGGCCCGGCTATCCGGGCGTGTTGTTCCACGAGGCTGTGGGGCACGGTCTCGAGGGCGACCATCATCGCAAGCATCTATCCGCCTTCGCCGGCAAGGTCGGCGAACGGATCGCCGCGCCCGGGGTGACAGTGATTGACGACGGCGGCATCGCGGGGCGGCTGGGCTCGCTGGGCGTCGATGACGAAGGCGTTGCGCCCGACCGCACCGTGCTGGTCGAAGACGGCGTGCTGACCGGGCTGATGCAGGATCGTCTCAATGCCGGGCTGATGAACACGCGCTCGACCGGCAACGGCCGTCGCCAGTCCTATGCGCATCTGCCGCTGCCGCGGATGACCAACACGTTTCTGGCGAACGGCGTCGCCGACCCGGCCGATATCATCGCCTCGATCGATCGCGGGATCTATGCGACCGAGTTCGATGGCGGGCAGGTCGACATCGTCACCGGCCGCTTCAACTTCACCACGATCGAGGCCTGGCTGGTCGAGAAAGGCAGACTGGTCGCGCCGGTGCGCGGCGCGACGCTGATCGGTGTCGGCCACGAGGCGCTGCGCCATGTCTCGATGATTGGCAACGATCTGGCGCTCGATAGCGGCATGGCGACCTGCGGCAAGCAGGGGCAGTCGCTGCATGTCAGCGTCGGCCAGCCCACGCTGCGCATTGACCGGATGATGGTCGGCGGACAGGCCGGCTGA
- a CDS encoding MFS transporter, protein MPLLGLSALATAGFVTILTEALPAGLLPRIGADLQVSQAMVGQLVTAYALGSVVAAIPLTAATRRWRRRSLLMLAVGGFLVANAVTALSHSYVLTLAVRFAAGVFAGLVWALLAGYAGRMAPEGLRGRAIAVAMVGTPLALAIGIPAGTLLGGMIGWRAVFLILSGLSLLLVGWIARRVPDFPGQADTRRGDLKAVFNQPGLKTILAVTLAFVLAHNVLYTYIASLLQPAALSDRVDAALLLFGVTALSGIWTVGAQVDRRLGTLTLASIALFAAAALGLALVGNKAGLVLAAIAVWGAAFGGAATLFQTASARVAGEATDVAQSMIVTVWNVAIAGGGVIGALILRQHGPVGLSWSVMALLAVAALLTKLGRQAGFRN, encoded by the coding sequence TTGCCGCTCCTTGGCCTATCGGCCCTGGCCACGGCCGGGTTCGTGACCATCCTGACCGAAGCCCTGCCGGCCGGACTGCTGCCTCGCATCGGCGCCGATCTCCAGGTGTCGCAGGCCATGGTCGGCCAGCTGGTGACGGCCTATGCGTTGGGCTCGGTGGTCGCGGCCATTCCGTTGACGGCGGCCACACGGCGCTGGCGGCGGCGTTCGCTGCTGATGCTGGCGGTCGGCGGCTTTCTGGTCGCCAACGCGGTCACGGCGCTATCGCACAGCTATGTCCTGACCCTGGCAGTCCGTTTCGCGGCGGGGGTGTTCGCGGGTCTGGTTTGGGCGTTGCTGGCCGGATACGCCGGCCGCATGGCGCCGGAAGGGCTGCGCGGCCGGGCCATCGCCGTGGCCATGGTTGGCACGCCGCTAGCCCTGGCGATCGGCATCCCGGCCGGAACCCTGCTGGGCGGGATGATCGGCTGGCGTGCAGTGTTCCTGATCCTGAGCGGGTTGAGCCTTCTGCTGGTCGGTTGGATCGCCAGGCGAGTTCCTGATTTCCCCGGGCAGGCGGATACGCGGCGGGGCGACCTGAAGGCCGTTTTCAACCAGCCGGGTCTCAAGACCATCCTGGCCGTCACCCTGGCGTTCGTTCTGGCCCACAATGTCCTCTACACCTACATCGCGTCGCTCCTGCAGCCGGCGGCGCTGTCGGACCGCGTCGATGCGGCGTTGCTGCTGTTCGGCGTGACGGCCTTGAGCGGCATCTGGACGGTCGGGGCGCAGGTCGACCGTCGCCTTGGGACCCTGACCCTGGCGAGCATCGCCTTGTTCGCCGCGGCGGCTCTGGGACTAGCTCTGGTCGGCAATAAAGCCGGGCTGGTGCTGGCGGCCATTGCCGTCTGGGGCGCGGCGTTTGGCGGCGCGGCCACTCTGTTCCAGACCGCATCCGCACGGGTGGCGGGCGAGGCAACCGACGTCGCCCAATCGATGATCGTCACGGTCTGGAACGTCGCGATCGCCGGCGGGGGCGTGATCGGCGCCCTGATCCTTCGGCAGCATGGTCCCGTTGGCTTGTCGTGGAGCGTCATGGCGCTGCTGGCCGTGGCTGCTCTATTGACCAAGCTTGGCAGACAAGCAGGGTTTCGAAACTAG
- a CDS encoding LamG domain-containing protein, which translates to MSGQAQTRRAAIGGAAVSIASASSLATLAAPRVVGAGLETGAIRAIGVETAQIDYQGRRALRATALEKAPGLDRLVMLDTPAFGDGVIEAWISGAPSPTASATARGFVGVAFRVRDEAKLEAIYLRPTNGRADDQLRRNHAVQYISHPDYPWERLRAEAPAKYETYVDLEPGRWTHVRIVVAGAMARLHVDGAQQPTLIVGDLKHGPDTKGAVALWVGPGTLSHFSDVRVTS; encoded by the coding sequence ATGTCCGGCCAAGCTCAGACCCGGCGAGCCGCGATCGGCGGCGCCGCCGTGTCGATCGCCTCTGCCAGTTCCCTGGCGACCCTCGCCGCGCCCCGCGTCGTCGGCGCGGGATTGGAAACCGGAGCGATCCGGGCCATCGGCGTTGAGACGGCGCAGATCGATTATCAGGGCCGTCGCGCCCTGCGCGCCACGGCGCTGGAAAAGGCCCCGGGGCTTGACAGGCTGGTGATGCTGGATACGCCAGCCTTCGGCGACGGCGTCATCGAGGCGTGGATAAGCGGCGCCCCCAGCCCCACGGCCAGCGCCACGGCGCGAGGCTTCGTCGGCGTCGCCTTCCGGGTGCGCGACGAGGCTAAGCTCGAGGCCATCTATCTGCGTCCGACAAACGGCCGGGCAGACGACCAGTTACGCCGCAATCATGCCGTTCAGTATATCTCGCACCCGGACTATCCTTGGGAGCGGCTGCGCGCAGAAGCCCCAGCCAAGTATGAGACCTATGTCGATCTCGAACCTGGTCGGTGGACGCACGTGCGGATCGTGGTGGCGGGCGCCATGGCCCGGCTACATGTCGACGGCGCCCAGCAGCCGACACTGATCGTTGGCGACCTCAAGCACGGCCCGGACACCAAGGGCGCCGTGGCGCTTTGGGTTGGCCCTGGCACGCTGTCGCATTTCAGCGATGTGCGGGTCACGTCCTAG
- a CDS encoding PLP-dependent cysteine synthase family protein — protein MPGDRDEASVRAWRAEAIRRIEADFNRSADTHLIRLDLPRYPGITLYLKDESSHPTGSLKHRLARSLFLYALCNGWIGPDTCIIEASSGSTAVSEAYFAQMLSLRFVAVVPASTAAPKLDAIRFHGGEIHAVDNPRTIYDVAHRLARETKGHYLDQFTYAERATDWRGNNNIAQSIFAQMAAEAFPIPAWIVCGAGTGGTSATIGRYIAYERHATRLCVADPVHSVFHRHFADPTLVSLPEGSASCVEGIGRPRVEPSFIPSVIDQMIAVDDAASIGAMRALSRRLGRRVGGSTGTNLVAIVRLAEEMASQGETGSIVSILCDGGDRYDCTYYDDDWLRERGVNWGPYEMLFRAQFAA, from the coding sequence ATGCCCGGTGATCGCGATGAGGCTTCGGTGCGGGCCTGGCGGGCCGAAGCGATCCGGCGGATAGAGGCGGACTTCAACCGCTCCGCTGACACCCACCTCATCCGGCTCGACTTGCCGCGTTATCCCGGGATCACGCTCTATCTGAAGGACGAGAGCAGCCACCCCACAGGGAGCCTGAAGCACCGCCTGGCGCGTTCGCTGTTCCTCTACGCCCTGTGCAACGGCTGGATCGGGCCAGACACCTGCATCATCGAGGCGTCGTCGGGATCGACCGCGGTCAGCGAGGCCTATTTCGCACAGATGCTCAGCTTGCGCTTCGTTGCGGTGGTGCCCGCATCCACGGCTGCGCCCAAGCTCGACGCAATCCGCTTTCATGGTGGGGAGATCCACGCGGTCGATAACCCGCGTACGATCTATGACGTGGCGCACCGCCTCGCGCGCGAGACCAAAGGCCACTATCTCGACCAGTTCACCTACGCCGAACGCGCGACCGACTGGCGAGGCAACAACAACATCGCCCAAAGCATCTTCGCGCAGATGGCGGCGGAGGCGTTTCCGATCCCGGCGTGGATCGTGTGCGGCGCCGGTACGGGCGGGACATCCGCCACGATCGGCCGCTATATCGCCTATGAGCGGCATGCGACCCGGCTTTGTGTCGCCGATCCTGTTCACTCGGTCTTCCACCGCCATTTTGCCGATCCAACGCTCGTGTCACTGCCGGAAGGAAGCGCCAGTTGCGTCGAGGGGATCGGGCGGCCGCGTGTCGAACCCAGCTTCATCCCTTCCGTGATCGACCAGATGATCGCGGTCGACGACGCGGCTAGCATCGGCGCAATGCGGGCCCTGTCTCGTCGTCTGGGGCGCCGGGTAGGCGGCTCCACCGGCACGAACCTGGTGGCCATCGTCCGACTAGCCGAAGAGATGGCGAGCCAGGGAGAAACGGGCTCGATTGTGTCGATCCTGTGTGACGGGGGGGATCGGTACGATTGCACCTATTATGACGATGACTGGCTGCGTGAGCGCGGGGTCAACTGGGGGCCATATGAAATGCTGTTCAGAGCCCAATTTGCCGCGTGA
- the trxB gene encoding thioredoxin-disulfide reductase: MPGTTRPLGRHSKILIIGSGPAGYTAAVYAARAALAPTLIEGPQPGGQLTITTEVENWPGDESVLGPDLMARMGEQVRKAGVDVVSDLIVEVDLTRAPFRAVGDGGVRYTADTIVVATGASARWLGLESETEYRGRGVSACATCDGFFYRGQVCAVVGGGNTAVEEALYLTNFAEKVYLIHRRDTLRADRTNQARLRANPKVEMVWNAEVAEVLGDGGGVTGLVLRDTRNGDVSRLAAHGLFVAIGHDPATALFKGQLHMDDEGYIVVTPGSTATSVPGVFAAGDVQDKLFRQAVTSAGMGCMAALEAERYLAGRNAHAIAAEGADIGVLV; the protein is encoded by the coding sequence ATGCCGGGGACGACCAGGCCGCTCGGGCGGCACAGCAAGATCCTGATCATCGGTTCAGGACCGGCGGGTTATACCGCAGCCGTCTATGCCGCGCGGGCCGCCCTCGCGCCGACCCTGATCGAGGGACCACAGCCGGGCGGGCAGTTGACCATCACCACGGAGGTGGAGAACTGGCCGGGCGATGAGAGCGTGCTCGGTCCCGACCTGATGGCGCGCATGGGCGAGCAGGTGCGCAAGGCTGGCGTCGACGTCGTCAGCGACCTGATCGTCGAGGTCGACCTGACCCGCGCGCCGTTCCGCGCGGTCGGCGACGGCGGCGTTCGCTATACCGCCGACACCATCGTTGTGGCGACGGGAGCATCCGCCCGCTGGCTGGGCCTGGAGAGCGAGACCGAGTATCGCGGGCGCGGCGTGTCGGCCTGTGCGACGTGCGATGGCTTCTTTTATCGCGGTCAGGTCTGCGCGGTCGTCGGCGGCGGCAACACGGCTGTCGAAGAGGCGCTGTACCTCACCAATTTCGCTGAGAAGGTCTATCTGATCCATCGCCGCGACACCCTGCGCGCCGATCGCACCAACCAGGCGCGCCTGCGCGCCAATCCCAAGGTCGAGATGGTCTGGAACGCCGAGGTCGCCGAGGTGCTGGGCGATGGCGGCGGCGTGACCGGCCTTGTGCTGCGCGATACCCGGAACGGCGACGTGTCGCGCCTGGCGGCGCACGGCCTGTTCGTCGCGATCGGCCACGACCCCGCGACCGCCTTGTTCAAGGGCCAACTGCATATGGACGACGAGGGCTATATCGTCGTTACCCCCGGCTCGACTGCGACCAGCGTGCCGGGCGTCTTCGCGGCGGGCGACGTGCAGGACAAGCTGTTTCGCCAGGCAGTGACGTCCGCGGGCATGGGCTGTATGGCCGCGCTGGAGGCCGAGCGCTATCTGGCCGGGCGCAACGCGCATGCGATCGCCGCCGAAGGCGCCGACATCGGCGTGTTGGTCTGA
- a CDS encoding TldD/PmbA family protein has product MTRLLTQTEGDLRDAAQLAVELAAKRGARARASVHHDAVAKVAVRDGEVETAERSGSQGLGLTVFHDGRRGSASTAGFDRAAVERVVEEAMLIASHVQPDPDADFPPADGLAFSGPAPQLYADSPRGPESMLEAARAMDWVAAGIAASDRRLRAGESVAVATEGLWALATNDGFCRSAMRSNDGRWTVMLAQDEGGSVSDFCQSQERKADALSSAEQLAVTAADRARSALDARSVGSRRCSVLFEPRTAATLVGELAGALTGAAQHRRMSFLPDPIGRDVAAAHLDLHEDPFEPLGLASGGFDSEGIAGTPRAILRAGVVEGLFLSSFTGRKLGMSSTGNADGHYNLRLTSTAESGDWREMLRMLGSGLVVTQFQGGKTDPASGNWSQAVRGLWVEDGQVVHAVTDVTLAGTMSAMLHGVRAVGRDVERLGAIRTGSILIDDMQLGGRA; this is encoded by the coding sequence ATGACCCGGTTGTTGACCCAGACCGAAGGGGATCTGCGTGACGCCGCGCAACTGGCCGTCGAACTGGCGGCCAAGCGCGGCGCGCGGGCGCGCGCCTCGGTCCATCATGACGCCGTCGCCAAGGTCGCGGTGCGCGACGGTGAGGTAGAGACGGCCGAGCGTAGCGGCAGCCAAGGATTGGGCCTGACGGTCTTCCACGACGGGCGCCGCGGATCGGCCTCGACGGCTGGATTCGACCGGGCGGCGGTCGAGCGCGTGGTCGAGGAGGCGATGCTGATCGCCAGCCATGTCCAGCCCGATCCCGACGCCGATTTTCCACCCGCGGACGGCCTGGCTTTTTCGGGTCCCGCGCCGCAACTCTACGCCGACAGTCCGCGCGGCCCCGAATCGATGCTGGAGGCGGCGCGTGCGATGGACTGGGTCGCGGCCGGGATCGCGGCGTCGGACCGCCGGTTGCGCGCGGGAGAGTCCGTAGCGGTGGCGACCGAAGGGCTCTGGGCGCTGGCGACCAACGACGGCTTTTGCCGCAGCGCGATGCGCTCCAACGACGGGCGCTGGACGGTGATGTTAGCGCAGGATGAAGGCGGCAGCGTCTCCGATTTCTGCCAGTCGCAGGAACGGAAGGCAGACGCCCTGTCGTCCGCCGAGCAGCTTGCGGTCACTGCCGCCGACCGCGCCCGTAGCGCTCTCGACGCGCGCTCGGTCGGCAGTCGTCGCTGTTCGGTGCTGTTCGAGCCGCGCACCGCCGCCACCCTGGTCGGCGAGCTGGCGGGCGCGCTGACCGGAGCGGCGCAGCATCGGCGGATGAGCTTCCTGCCTGATCCGATCGGGCGCGACGTCGCCGCTGCGCATCTTGATCTTCACGAAGACCCCTTCGAGCCATTGGGTCTGGCCAGCGGCGGCTTCGACAGCGAGGGGATCGCGGGGACGCCGCGCGCCATCCTCCGGGCCGGCGTGGTCGAGGGACTATTCCTCTCGAGCTTCACGGGGCGAAAACTGGGCATGTCTTCCACCGGAAATGCCGACGGCCACTACAATCTGCGGCTGACCAGCACGGCCGAAAGCGGCGACTGGCGCGAGATGCTGCGGATGCTGGGTTCCGGACTGGTCGTTACCCAGTTTCAGGGCGGTAAGACCGATCCCGCCAGCGGCAATTGGAGCCAAGCGGTGCGGGGCCTGTGGGTCGAAGACGGGCAGGTGGTCCACGCGGTCACCGATGTGACGCTGGCCGGGACCATGTCTGCAATGCTGCACGGCGTTCGCGCGGTCGGCCGGGATGTCGAGCGGCTAGGCGCGATCCGCACGGGTTCGATCCTGATCGATGACATGCAGTTGGGAGGCAGGGCATGA
- a CDS encoding antibiotic biosynthesis monooxygenase, whose amino-acid sequence MTTSLVAVFAAAPTPTVFIVNVIHAQEGRQDEAFAIIQDVVRLASGKPGFLWSNLAKSTDGLTVVNIEAIADEGNVGEFFSDPVFVEKFRRLDEVSTSEFHTYRVTDLILASTEQAA is encoded by the coding sequence ATGACCACTTCGCTTGTTGCCGTCTTCGCCGCCGCGCCCACGCCGACCGTCTTCATCGTCAACGTGATTCATGCCCAGGAAGGGCGACAGGACGAGGCGTTCGCCATCATCCAGGACGTGGTGCGCTTGGCGTCGGGCAAGCCGGGCTTTCTGTGGAGCAACCTGGCCAAGAGCACCGACGGTCTGACGGTCGTGAACATCGAGGCCATCGCCGACGAGGGTAATGTCGGCGAGTTCTTCTCCGACCCGGTCTTCGTCGAGAAGTTCCGCAGGCTGGACGAAGTCTCCACCAGCGAGTTTCACACCTATCGCGTCACGGACCTCATCCTGGCGTCCACCGAGCAGGCGGCGTGA
- the trxA gene encoding thioredoxin — protein MRNATEQDFDEIVMQNDKPVLVDFWAPWCAPCKALAPTLDEMAEEYADEMEIVKVDIEANPKLAERFAVRGIPLLMIVKDGAETARTFGTISRSRLDAFVDANVGTQ, from the coding sequence ATGCGTAACGCGACCGAGCAGGATTTCGACGAGATCGTGATGCAGAACGACAAGCCCGTGCTGGTCGACTTCTGGGCCCCCTGGTGCGCGCCGTGCAAGGCGCTGGCGCCCACGCTTGACGAGATGGCCGAGGAATACGCCGATGAGATGGAGATCGTGAAGGTCGATATCGAGGCCAACCCCAAGCTGGCCGAACGGTTCGCCGTCCGTGGCATCCCGCTGCTGATGATCGTCAAGGATGGCGCAGAGACCGCGCGGACCTTCGGCACCATCTCCCGCAGCCGGCTCGACGCCTTTGTCGACGCCAATGTGGGAACGCAATGA